The nucleotide sequence TCCTGGACCATCTCGAAGAGTTAAGATGGCACATTATTCGTTCATTGATCGCCATAGTGATTTTTGCTATTGCTGCTTTTATCGCAAAGGATTTTGTAGTAGGCACAGTAATATTAGGTCCGTCCAGAACTGATTTTTGGACATATACTAAGCTTTGCGAACTAGCAGACTTAATTCGAACGCCTGCCTTATGTATTGACACGCTTTCATTTGAACTTGTAAGTAGGAAACTCAGCAGTCAGTTTATGACTCATGTGTCAGTCTCCTTTATTGTGGGTTTGATTATTGGTTTTCCATATTTATTCTGGGAAATTTGGCGTTTTATCAGGCCAGGATTGCATCCAAAAGAACGAAAAGCTTCAAGAGGAGCTACGTTTTCGGTAAGCGTGTTGTTCATTTTGGGAGTACTATTCGGCTATTTTGTTATTGCACCTATTTCAGTCAGGTTTTTTGCTACCTATCAAGTAGACCCATCACTTCAAAATCTATTTGACCTCTCATCCTACATTAGCACAGTCACAATGATAGTTTTTGGAAGCGGTATTTTATTCCAACTTCCAGTAATCGTCTATTTTTTGACTAAAGCTGGAATTGTCAGTTCTTCTTTGATGAAATCGTATCGAAAGCATGCAATCATTGTAATTTTAATACTTGGAGCTGTAATTACTCCTCCAGATCCTTTTAGTCAGGTACTCATTGCATTACCATTAATGCTACTTTATCAACTTGGCATTGTGATAGCAAAACGGATAGAAAAAAGAGAATCAAAACAAAATACGGAAACATGAAATGAGCATACTGCGAATTCCATCTGACTCAATTAAATAAATACTCATGAAAATAGCTATAGGTGGCGATCACGCCGGATTTCAGTATAAAGAGAGACTAATCAAGTACCTAGAAGGTGCCGGACATGATGTAACAGATTTTGGCCCTGATTCAGACGCTTCTGTTGATTATCCAGATCATGTACATCCACTAGCTTCCTCTGTGGCTTCAGAAGATCACGATCTTGGTATCTTGATCTGTGGTAGTGGTAACGGCGTGGCGATGACAGCCAATAAACATGAAAATGTTCGAGCTGCCCTGTGTTGGAATACAGAAATCGCATCATTGTCGCGGCAACACAATAACGCTAATATTATTTGCTTACCTGCAAGGTTTGTAGCCTATGAATACGCTGAAAGTCTAGCAGAGACATTTGTCAATACTGAATTTGAAGGTGGAAGACATGGACGAAGAGTAGAAAAGATTAATTGTTAATCTTTCGGTACTTTTTTTGATCTACTGCTTCGTAAGATTCTTCAATTATAGGAAAGCGATAAAAAAGCTTATCGATAATATCAATTTCATCGATAATATAATCCGGTTCCGTTTTCTCTAAAAGCTTGTAAAGTCTACCGGCAGAACCGTAGTATTCTAATCCATGAAAAGCTCTTTCTGTAAGAATATTGTGAAAGCATGGGGTGTAAGCAGGAATATCTGCGTAGTAATCGATATTCTCTCCTAGTATCATTGTTCGTTCCTTGGGTGCCTCATTTCTTTGTATTTCAAGTGGTACATAGAGGTTTTCGTATGAGTAAAAAGAAAAGGCTAAAAGACCTAAAACCATCAATACAGGCATTAAAAATCGGAATACACGTCTCTTTAGAAGAATGAAGTAATAGGTCCAGAAATAGGCTATCCCCGGAATTAAAAAAACGAGCTCGTGAAGTGCTTTTTCATTGGATAAAAAGAATGTGCCACCAGCTCCTAAAAACATCAACCAAATGACTTGTTGAATTTTTTGCTGAAAATTTGTCAGCCTGGATGAGCTCCAGGTTTTAAGAATAGACAGAAGGAAAATCACAATTAACCCAGAACTAATAATCAACCCCTCGACTATCGATAAGTTAGATTGAGCTGATAAAATGAAATTTTGGGTAATGTAACTGTCAAAAAAGATGGATAGATCATCTCTCCAATAGAAATATAATGAGCAAAGAGCAAAGACAAGTAGAAAACTAAAAAGGTATAATATCAACCTTCTTGCTACTGCTGTAGAAAACAGAATAAGAGCAAATAAGAATACGATTAGAAAAACTATTGCCGGAAGGTAAATCATTGTGGCAACTCCGATGTAAATACCAGAGTTTAAGAATAATTCATCTGTTACTTGATTATCTATTCTCCTGAGGACATTTCGCAATGACATCAATACGAAAGTTAGACTAAGCAATTGTGGGGAAAGAGTCATGAAATCAGGTACTGAAACCATCAGAATCACGTATAGAAAAGCCGGCAAGTAGCTGTTTTCATCAAACGCTTTATTCCGCAAAAGCAGTTGGTTAAAAATTCCTGCTTGAAAAATGATTACCAAGGAACTCACACCGTAGTGTATAAATTCTGTCCTGCCTAATAGAAAAGTCAGGTACTTATAAAACAGAACTGCAATGGGGCCCGTGTAATCAAACGCCTCGCTATACATACTATAGCCTTGATTGAGCCAATCTCCTAGTAACAACCACTTTAACCCAAAGTGTGATTGATCACCTATAAAGTAGCTTTGAACAAAGCGAATCAAAATCATCAAAATAAAGATGATTACTAGTCTATATGGGTCATTTACTCTAAAAAATCGAAGCAAAAGTTCCTTGATTTGAATGGATGAATGTTAGAATTATTTCGAAATTAGAATATTTGGATAAACCTCGTAACCAATATCTTCGGATATTTGCAGATATATGGAAAGTAAGCGCCAAGTAAAATATGGAAAACAACTTCAAAAAGATATAGCTGAGATCTTTCAGAAAGATTCATCTCATTATTTTGGTTCTGCCCTGGGAACGGTCACTGGAGTTTCTGTATCACCAGATTTAGGTCTTGCAAGAATCCACCTTAGTATTTTCCCAATAAGTAAATCAAAAGAGGTTTTTGAACATATCAATGAGATCAAAAGTGAAATTCGATTGAAACTTGGGAGAAAAATTGGCGACAGAGTACGAATCATCCCGGAGCTAGCTTTTTTCCTTGACGATACAGAAGAAAAAGCTTCACACATTGATAAGTTGATTGACAATCTCAATATTCCATCTTCGGAGGAAGAAGAATGAATTTTCCCTTTTTTATAGCGAGGAAGTACTTTCTGTCTGGGAAGAAAAAAAACTTCATCAATGTAATCTCGATCATATCAATGATTGTGGTGGCTATTGGGACAATGAGCCTCATCCTATCTCTTTCAGTATTTAATGGGCTGGAAGGGTTGTTAAGATCGATGTATGGCAATTTTGATCCAGATATTGTTATTACTCCCACTGCTGGAAAATCTTTTGAATTTGACTCTAGCTACGTTAAAAAAATTAAATCCATAGAAGGAGTTGTTGGTGTATCTGAAGTAATCGAAGATAATGTGCTTGTAGAATACAAAGAGGCGCAGCGATTGGTTAGAATGAAAGGTGTAAATCGAGATTTTGATCAATACAGTGGAATTAAAAACGTCATGGTTTCTGGCTCATTTCCTTTAGTCAGAGATAGTATTGGGTATGCTCTGATTGGTAGAGGTGTACAATACGATCTTTCATTAAGTCTTAGAAATGATTTCTATACTCTCCAGATGTATTATCCAAAGGATATTGGTCCTGGCGTAATAAATCCATCCAAAATGTACAACCTACTTAACATCATACCTGGAGGTATTTTCGCAATTGAAAAGTACTATGATGATAACTATGTCTTTGTGCCCATCGAGTTTGCCAAAGAACTTCTTGAATACGGAAATAAGATATCGTCGATGGATGTATACTTAGCGCAGGAAAAAGATGCAAAGACTGCAAAGACAGACATACAGGAAATCCTTGGATCGTCATTCCAGGTAAAGTTGGGAGAGGAGCTTCATAGTGATCTATACAAAGTCTTAAAAATCGAAAAATTATTTGTCTTTCTGATTTTAGTAGCAATCATAGGCATTGCATCAATCAACATTTTCTTCTCACTTACAATGTTGGTCATTGAAAAGAAAAAAGACATCTCTATTCTTTTTGCTCAAGGAGCCCAACCAAAGCTTATTCGAAATATCTTTCTTTATGAAGGTTGCATTGTTGCTTTTTCTGGCGCGCTCATTGGTCTTATTTTAGGCATAGGCATTAGTCTTGTACAGCAAGAATTTGGATTAATAGGAATGGGTATGGGTTCTGCGGTAATAAATAGCTACCCAGTTAAGATCGAAGTTTTGGATGTTGCATTAGCTATTCTTGCTATCATAATTATCACTATTATTGCTTCTATTCAGCCAGCAATTAAGGCTAGTAGATCATTTTCTACACATACATT is from Marinobacter alexandrii and encodes:
- a CDS encoding ribosome-binding factor A — translated: MESKRQVKYGKQLQKDIAEIFQKDSSHYFGSALGTVTGVSVSPDLGLARIHLSIFPISKSKEVFEHINEIKSEIRLKLGRKIGDRVRIIPELAFFLDDTEEKASHIDKLIDNLNIPSSEEEE
- the rpiB gene encoding ribose 5-phosphate isomerase B: MKIAIGGDHAGFQYKERLIKYLEGAGHDVTDFGPDSDASVDYPDHVHPLASSVASEDHDLGILICGSGNGVAMTANKHENVRAALCWNTEIASLSRQHNNANIICLPARFVAYEYAESLAETFVNTEFEGGRHGRRVEKINC
- a CDS encoding FtsX-like permease family protein yields the protein MNFPFFIARKYFLSGKKKNFINVISIISMIVVAIGTMSLILSLSVFNGLEGLLRSMYGNFDPDIVITPTAGKSFEFDSSYVKKIKSIEGVVGVSEVIEDNVLVEYKEAQRLVRMKGVNRDFDQYSGIKNVMVSGSFPLVRDSIGYALIGRGVQYDLSLSLRNDFYTLQMYYPKDIGPGVINPSKMYNLLNIIPGGIFAIEKYYDDNYVFVPIEFAKELLEYGNKISSMDVYLAQEKDAKTAKTDIQEILGSSFQVKLGEELHSDLYKVLKIEKLFVFLILVAIIGIASINIFFSLTMLVIEKKKDISILFAQGAQPKLIRNIFLYEGCIVAFSGALIGLILGIGISLVQQEFGLIGMGMGSAVINSYPVKIEVLDVALAILAIIIITIIASIQPAIKASRSFSTHTLQ
- the tatC gene encoding twin-arginine translocase subunit TatC, whose translation is MPLDQIPDDKEMSFLDHLEELRWHIIRSLIAIVIFAIAAFIAKDFVVGTVILGPSRTDFWTYTKLCELADLIRTPALCIDTLSFELVSRKLSSQFMTHVSVSFIVGLIIGFPYLFWEIWRFIRPGLHPKERKASRGATFSVSVLFILGVLFGYFVIAPISVRFFATYQVDPSLQNLFDLSSYISTVTMIVFGSGILFQLPVIVYFLTKAGIVSSSLMKSYRKHAIIVILILGAVITPPDPFSQVLIALPLMLLYQLGIVIAKRIEKRESKQNTET